From a single Balneolales bacterium ANBcel1 genomic region:
- a CDS encoding SusE domain-containing protein gives MKRFSLFTISMVLVFAFYSCDKDSGPVMSSSPGSASITSPEPNQSFVLTEDQADEELFTLEWSAADYGYDAAIVYSVQMSPAGDNFENFTRLTQTHETSHTFSVGQINSALISMGFQEGDQASVQFRILSELDGARMDEMLVSEPIGMAFSPYEVVIEYPELQVPGSHQESSNYGSNWSPDDPNIARLYSIDNDNQYEGYVYVAEDGSEFKFTQGASWDVNWGDDGADGTLQTDGANIERDAGYYKINVDLDALTYETLNTHWGLIGDATPDGWDADQDMTYDPDEHVWTITLDLTEGHMKFRANDDWALNYGDDGLDGELSEGGADIPIDAAGNYTVILDLSGPIYTYDVIMN, from the coding sequence ATGAAACGATTTAGCTTGTTTACGATCTCGATGGTTCTGGTCTTTGCGTTCTATTCCTGCGACAAAGATTCAGGACCGGTAATGAGCTCTTCGCCGGGTTCCGCCTCTATCACATCGCCGGAGCCGAACCAGAGCTTTGTGCTCACCGAAGATCAGGCCGATGAAGAGCTGTTTACACTGGAGTGGTCGGCTGCCGATTATGGATATGACGCAGCCATCGTCTACTCGGTGCAGATGAGTCCGGCAGGGGATAATTTCGAAAACTTCACCCGCCTTACCCAGACGCATGAAACATCCCATACGTTTAGCGTGGGACAAATAAACAGCGCCCTTATTTCAATGGGATTCCAGGAAGGGGACCAGGCAAGCGTCCAGTTCCGTATCCTTTCCGAACTTGATGGCGCCAGAATGGATGAAATGCTGGTTTCCGAACCCATCGGAATGGCATTTTCACCGTACGAAGTGGTGATTGAGTACCCCGAACTCCAGGTTCCGGGCAGCCATCAGGAATCCAGCAATTACGGTAGCAACTGGAGTCCCGATGATCCCAACATCGCGCGCCTCTATTCCATTGACAACGACAATCAGTACGAAGGCTATGTCTATGTCGCAGAGGATGGAAGCGAGTTCAAGTTCACCCAGGGCGCTTCCTGGGATGTCAACTGGGGGGATGACGGTGCCGACGGTACACTTCAAACAGACGGTGCCAACATCGAACGCGACGCCGGGTACTACAAGATCAACGTGGATCTGGATGCGCTCACCTACGAGACTCTCAACACTCATTGGGGGCTTATCGGTGACGCCACACCGGACGGATGGGATGCCGACCAGGACATGACCTATGATCCCGATGAGCATGTCTGGACGATCACCCTGGATCTGACCGAGGGACACATGAAGTTCAGAGCCAATGACGACTGGGCCCTGAACTACGGCGATGACGGCCTGGATGGTGAATTGAGCGAAGGTGGCGCAGATATTCCGATTGACGCCGCCGGAAACTATACCGTCATTCTGGACCTGTCCGGCCCCATCTATACCTACGATGTGATCATGAACTAA
- a CDS encoding LacI family DNA-binding transcriptional regulator, with the protein MSSTIYDIAKEAGVSIATVSRVFNNSSSVTAKTRDKVLAVAEKIGYHPRALAQSLARKKTGIITVIVPVISNYFFMEVLAGMQDKIADYDYDLQIFNVKMADDLLGQANDIMKRGWGEGYIVISVHLADSEWEKLRRYGVPVVLIDEYFHGFDTISVDSIEGAYTATNHLIEEGYRSIGMICAMQESKPSYERVLGYRRAMEDAGHLVNPDMIVTGDNMERDGFTEVNGYEAMSKLLEMKQPPEACFCASDIQALGAVKAMRDYGKHMSIIGFDDLQFSEYFGLSTMRQPMYDMGVLSIDKIISRIDNKETDITHTVFSPDLVLRNSSPRYAGMAPEKVKPAQSGSPT; encoded by the coding sequence TTGAGCTCAACAATCTATGATATCGCGAAGGAGGCGGGCGTAAGTATCGCCACCGTTTCCAGGGTCTTCAACAACAGCAGTAGCGTTACCGCCAAAACCAGGGACAAAGTGCTGGCCGTCGCCGAGAAAATCGGGTATCACCCGAGGGCTCTCGCGCAAAGCCTTGCTCGTAAAAAGACGGGCATAATCACTGTGATCGTTCCGGTAATCTCCAACTACTTCTTTATGGAGGTATTGGCCGGTATGCAGGACAAGATTGCCGACTACGATTACGACCTGCAGATTTTTAATGTCAAAATGGCCGATGACCTGCTCGGCCAGGCGAACGATATCATGAAACGTGGCTGGGGTGAAGGCTATATTGTGATCTCCGTGCACCTCGCTGACAGCGAGTGGGAAAAATTGCGCCGCTATGGGGTTCCCGTGGTACTTATCGATGAGTATTTTCATGGATTCGATACCATCAGCGTGGATAGCATCGAAGGCGCATATACCGCTACAAACCACCTCATCGAAGAAGGATACCGCTCAATCGGTATGATTTGTGCCATGCAGGAGTCAAAACCCAGCTATGAGCGTGTTCTGGGCTACAGACGGGCCATGGAAGACGCCGGCCACCTCGTCAACCCCGATATGATCGTTACCGGTGATAATATGGAACGCGACGGATTCACCGAGGTGAACGGGTATGAGGCCATGTCGAAACTCCTTGAAATGAAACAGCCGCCGGAAGCCTGTTTCTGCGCTTCCGATATCCAGGCGCTGGGTGCCGTCAAAGCAATGCGCGATTATGGGAAGCATATGTCCATTATCGGATTCGATGACCTCCAGTTTTCCGAATACTTCGGACTTTCAACCATGAGGCAGCCCATGTACGACATGGGGGTCTTGTCGATTGACAAAATAATCAGCCGCATAGATAACAAAGAAACAGACATCACTCACACCGTTTTTTCACCCGATCTGGTCCTGCGCAACTCCTCGCCCAGATATGCCGGTATGGCACCCGAAAAGGTTAAGCCGGCTCAAAGCGGCTCACCTACGTAA